One Melitaea cinxia chromosome 20, ilMelCinx1.1, whole genome shotgun sequence DNA segment encodes these proteins:
- the LOC123663507 gene encoding phosphatidylinositol transfer protein alpha isoform, whose translation MLIKEYRVTLPLTVEEYQVAQLYCVAEVSKNETGGGEGIEVIKNEPFKDYPLLGGKYSSGQYTYKIYHLASKVPAFIRLLAPKGSLEVHEEAWNAYPYCRTVLTNPGYMKENFVICIESLHLPDAGDQQNVHELPPEKLKNREVVNIDIANDPLPAADYKPETDPTKFKSSKTGRGPLVGPGWKNDVKPVMTCYKLVTAEFKWFGLQSKVENVIQKSERRLFTIFHRQVFCSMDDWYGMTMADIRAIEDRTKEELEKLRREGEVRGMRADNE comes from the exons TATCAAGTTGCGCAGTTGTATTGTGTGGCTGAGGTCTCCAAAAATGAAACGGGCGGTGGCGAAGGTATTGAGGTCATCAAGAATGAGCCGTTCAAAGACTATCCCTTGCTAG GTGGTAAATACTCCTCCGGTCAGTACACGTACAAGATCTACCACCTCGCGTCGAAGGTGCCCGCCTTCATCAGACTGCTGGCGCCGAAAGGTTCTTTGGAGGTTCACGAAGAAGCTTGGAACGCCTACCCATACTGTCGGACCGTACTCACG AACCCTGGCTACATGAAAGAAAACTTCGTCATCTGCATAGAATCCTTGCACTTGCCAGATGCGGGCGACCAGCAAAAT GTTCACGAATTGCCTCCCGAGAAGCTAAAGAACCGCGAAGTGGTAAACATCGACATCGCGAACGACCCTCTACCGGCCGCCGACTACAAGCCGGAGACGGATCCGACCAAGTTCAAGTCGAGTAAGACAGGCCGCGGGCCGCTCGTCGGGCCCGGTTGGAAGAATGACGTCAAGCCCGTCATGACCTGCTACAAGCTCGTCACTGCAGAGTTCAAGTGGTTCGGCTTACAG agCAAAGTTGAAAATGTGATTCAGAAATCGGAGCGACGACTATTTACCATATTCCATAG gCAAGTGTTCTGCTCCATGGACGACTGGTACGGCATGACGATGGCGGATATCCGAGCGATCGAGGACCGCACCAAGGAGGAGCTCGAGAAGCTTCGGCGCGAGGGCGAAGTGCGCGGCATGCGCGCCGACAACGAGTAG